One Streptomyces lincolnensis genomic region harbors:
- a CDS encoding DUF6480 family protein, giving the protein MSYPNPDPDPDRSTGLEPGGGVPPGETPPAESSMSEAGPRETHNPTKGWAKAPLTLILGLAILIAAFFLVYAIVLML; this is encoded by the coding sequence ATGAGCTACCCGAACCCTGATCCCGATCCCGATCGCAGCACCGGTCTGGAGCCGGGCGGCGGCGTGCCGCCCGGTGAGACCCCGCCGGCCGAGAGCAGCATGTCCGAGGCGGGCCCGAGGGAGACGCACAACCCGACCAAGGGCTGGGCCAAGGCACCGCTGACCCTCATCCTCGGCCTGGCCATCCTGATCGCGGCGTTCTTCCTGGTCTACGCCATCGTGCTCATGCTGTGA
- a CDS encoding ATP-binding protein: MDTTEAAGPALFAPTRAGTSPVTSPATARAHTQRVVCEGWESPSRRARPEDVIDLLLVVSELVTNAIRHGGGLAGFEVTPAEDGVRLTVHDHSDVIPDVALGNGAFPRGHRGNGYGWPLVIRLAREICVDRRRTGGKTISVLVPLRPSPAG, translated from the coding sequence ATGGACACGACCGAGGCGGCAGGACCCGCGCTCTTCGCCCCCACCCGCGCCGGGACGTCGCCGGTGACCAGCCCGGCGACCGCGCGCGCCCACACGCAGCGTGTGGTGTGCGAGGGGTGGGAGTCCCCCTCCCGCAGGGCACGGCCGGAAGACGTCATCGACCTGCTGCTGGTCGTCTCGGAACTGGTCACCAACGCCATCCGGCACGGCGGCGGACTGGCCGGGTTCGAGGTGACGCCCGCCGAGGACGGGGTACGGCTGACGGTGCACGACCACAGCGACGTCATCCCCGACGTCGCCCTCGGGAACGGCGCCTTCCCCCGCGGACACCGGGGCAACGGCTATGGCTGGCCCCTGGTCATCCGCCTGGCCCGCGAGATCTGCGTCGACCGGCGTCGCACCGGCGGCAAGACCATCAGCGTGCTGGTGCCGCTGCGGCCGAGCCCCGCCGGGTAG
- a CDS encoding NAD(P)/FAD-dependent oxidoreductase: MNTVTRPRILVVGAGFAGVECVRRLERKLSPDEADITLVTPFAYQLYLPLLPQVASGVLTPQSIAVSLRRSKKYRTRIIPGGAIGVDLKAKVCVIRTINGEIVDQPYDYIVLAPGSVTRTFDIPGLTDHAFGMKTLAEAAYVRDHVISQLDLADSSHDEAERAARLQFVVVGGGYAGTETAACLQRLTHAAVKRYPRIDPGLIKWHLIDIAPKLMPELGDKLGRSAQAILGRRGIDISLGVSIAKAGPEEVTFTDGRVIPTRTLIWTAGVVASPLIATLGAETVRGRLAVTADMNLPGHDGVFALGDAAAVPDEAKGEEGAVCPPTAQHAMRQGKHVADNVIATLRGLPRSPYIHKDLGLVVDLGGKDAVSKPLGIELRGVPAQAVARGYHWSALRTNVAKTRVMTNWVLNALAGDDFVRTGFQSRKPATLKDFEYTNSYLTPEQVRAHVDGSERQD, translated from the coding sequence ATGAACACCGTGACACGACCCAGGATCCTGGTGGTGGGCGCAGGCTTCGCCGGCGTGGAGTGCGTCCGCCGTCTGGAGCGGAAACTCTCCCCGGACGAAGCCGACATCACTCTGGTGACGCCGTTCGCCTACCAGCTCTATCTGCCCCTGCTGCCCCAGGTCGCCTCCGGCGTGCTGACACCGCAGTCGATCGCCGTCTCGCTGCGCCGCAGCAAGAAGTACCGCACCAGGATCATCCCGGGCGGCGCGATCGGCGTGGACCTCAAGGCCAAGGTCTGCGTCATCCGCACCATCAACGGCGAGATCGTCGACCAGCCCTACGACTACATCGTGCTGGCTCCCGGCAGCGTCACCCGCACCTTCGACATCCCGGGCCTGACCGACCACGCCTTCGGTATGAAGACGCTGGCGGAGGCGGCCTACGTCCGCGACCACGTCATCTCGCAGCTGGATCTCGCCGACTCCAGTCACGACGAGGCGGAGCGGGCCGCCCGGCTCCAGTTCGTGGTGGTGGGCGGCGGCTACGCGGGCACCGAGACCGCGGCCTGTCTGCAACGCCTCACGCACGCCGCCGTCAAGCGCTACCCGCGCATCGATCCCGGTCTGATCAAGTGGCATCTGATCGACATCGCGCCGAAGCTGATGCCGGAGCTGGGCGACAAGCTGGGCCGCAGCGCCCAGGCGATCCTGGGCAGGCGCGGGATCGACATCTCCCTCGGTGTCTCCATCGCCAAGGCGGGTCCCGAGGAGGTCACCTTCACCGACGGGCGGGTGATCCCCACCCGCACCCTGATCTGGACCGCCGGGGTGGTCGCCAGTCCGCTCATCGCCACGCTCGGCGCGGAGACGGTCCGGGGCCGGCTGGCCGTCACCGCCGACATGAACCTGCCGGGCCACGACGGGGTGTTCGCGCTCGGCGACGCCGCGGCGGTGCCCGACGAGGCCAAGGGCGAGGAGGGCGCGGTCTGCCCGCCCACCGCGCAGCACGCCATGCGTCAGGGCAAGCACGTCGCCGACAACGTCATTGCCACACTGCGGGGCCTGCCGAGGTCGCCGTACATCCACAAGGACCTCGGTCTGGTCGTCGACCTCGGCGGCAAGGACGCCGTCTCCAAGCCGCTCGGCATCGAACTGCGCGGTGTGCCCGCCCAGGCGGTGGCGCGCGGCTACCACTGGTCGGCCCTGCGCACGAACGTCGCCAAGACGCGCGTGATGACCAACTGGGTGCTCAACGCGCTCGCGGGCGACGATTTCGTCCGTACCGGTTTCCAGTCCCGCAAGCCCGCCACGCTGAAGGACTTCGAGTACACCAACTCGTATCTGACGCCGGAGCAGGTGCGCGCGCACGTGGACGGCAGCGAGCGGCAGGACTGA
- a CDS encoding STAS domain-containing protein: MPEHEAVGEHGSPAQEVGEFLRRRGEQIAQRWADEPLFRTVFTVSRDEAVEAGKIVVDALAQVADTDQVHDPDAAGFTLVREQLSRMGAARSRAGFTTAQVSNDVDALRPPVENLLISDLPDTPTELVRDCTTALTVLMGTLRLVVLETALSEGQALIERQRLQLLEVATPVIKLWDGIVAVPLIGTLDSARSQVVMETLLEAVVDQHARFAILDITGVPTVDSLVAQHLMKTVAAARLMGAECVVSGIRPAIAQTIVHLGLDLGTVITRASLADALAYALHELGADIINAVPGGAGRR; the protein is encoded by the coding sequence GTGCCGGAGCACGAAGCGGTGGGGGAACACGGATCGCCGGCACAGGAGGTCGGGGAGTTCCTGCGCCGCCGCGGTGAGCAGATCGCCCAGCGGTGGGCCGACGAACCCCTCTTCCGAACGGTGTTCACCGTCTCCCGGGACGAGGCGGTGGAGGCGGGCAAGATCGTCGTCGACGCGTTGGCGCAGGTCGCCGACACGGACCAGGTGCACGATCCCGACGCGGCCGGATTCACCCTGGTGCGCGAGCAGTTGTCCCGGATGGGCGCGGCCCGCTCCCGGGCCGGATTCACCACCGCCCAGGTCTCCAACGACGTGGACGCGCTGCGCCCGCCCGTCGAGAACCTGCTGATCTCCGACCTGCCCGACACCCCGACCGAACTGGTCCGGGACTGCACGACGGCGCTGACCGTCCTGATGGGCACCCTGCGGCTGGTCGTCCTGGAGACGGCGCTGAGCGAGGGGCAGGCCCTCATCGAGCGGCAGCGGTTGCAGCTGCTGGAGGTGGCGACCCCGGTGATCAAGCTGTGGGACGGCATCGTGGCCGTCCCGCTGATCGGAACGCTCGACAGCGCGCGCAGCCAGGTCGTGATGGAGACCCTGCTGGAGGCCGTGGTCGACCAGCACGCCCGGTTCGCGATCCTCGACATCACCGGTGTGCCGACCGTCGACTCGCTGGTCGCGCAGCATCTGATGAAAACCGTCGCGGCCGCCCGGCTGATGGGCGCGGAGTGCGTCGTCTCCGGCATCCGGCCCGCCATCGCGCAGACCATCGTCCATCTGGGCCTGGACCTCGGCACGGTGATCACCCGGGCGAGCCTGGCCGACGCGCTGGCGTACGCGCTCCACGAGCTGGGGGCCGACATCATCAACGCGGTGCCTGGCGGTGCGGGTCGACGGTGA
- a CDS encoding STAS domain-containing protein, producing MPLAQNPLSVEVTLPREDVALIRVEGYLDVDTATEFQHHLANQLHHGRRHFLLDLSAVPFMDSSGMNIILRVYQEAREIPGSVHIISPTPAVRRVLDLTGVSITVPVSESFDEALSRADAGAGHVGQDEQQT from the coding sequence GTGCCCCTTGCCCAGAACCCGCTGTCCGTCGAGGTCACGCTTCCTCGCGAGGACGTGGCCCTGATCAGGGTCGAAGGCTACTTGGACGTGGACACCGCGACCGAGTTCCAGCACCACCTGGCCAACCAGCTCCACCACGGCCGGCGTCATTTCCTGCTGGACCTCTCGGCCGTGCCGTTCATGGACTCGTCCGGCATGAACATCATCCTGCGGGTGTACCAGGAGGCCCGTGAGATACCGGGCAGCGTGCACATCATCTCGCCCACCCCGGCCGTCCGCAGGGTCCTCGACCTGACGGGCGTCAGCATCACGGTGCCCGTCTCCGAGAGCTTCGACGAGGCCCTCTCCCGCGCGGACGCGGGGGCCGGGCACGTCGGGCAGGACGAACAACAGACCTGA
- a CDS encoding glutamate--cysteine ligase, translating to MRTVGVEEELLLVDPETGEPQALSAAVLARAAQDDADQDVFEKELHNQMLEFATHPQSGMEDLRAEIVRCRKEAARHAEQSGCAVAALATSPLPVSPSVAAGRRYHWMAEQYGIATQEQLVLGCHVHVSVESDDEAVAVVDRIQPWLSVLSALSANSPFWQGKDTLYSSYRSRVWQRWPSAGPTEPFRSAERYHRRVADMVATGVILDEGMIYFDARLSRRYPTVEIRVSDVCLHADTAVLMATLARGLVETAARDWRAGVEPVGHSVSLLRLASWRAARSGLSEELLHPVTMRRMPPETVVRALLCHVEDALADSGDLERARETCAALLHGGGGARVQRELMERTGSLRDVVTECVRHTQS from the coding sequence GTGCGCACCGTCGGAGTGGAGGAGGAACTCCTCCTGGTCGACCCGGAGACAGGGGAACCACAGGCGCTGTCCGCCGCCGTCCTCGCGCGGGCCGCGCAGGACGACGCCGACCAGGACGTCTTCGAGAAGGAACTGCACAACCAGATGCTCGAGTTCGCGACGCATCCGCAGTCGGGCATGGAGGACCTGCGGGCGGAGATCGTCCGCTGCCGCAAGGAGGCCGCCCGGCACGCCGAGCAGAGCGGCTGCGCGGTCGCCGCGCTGGCCACCTCGCCCCTGCCGGTGAGCCCCTCGGTGGCCGCGGGCAGGCGGTACCACTGGATGGCGGAGCAGTACGGGATCGCCACCCAGGAGCAGCTGGTCCTCGGCTGTCACGTCCATGTCTCCGTCGAGTCCGACGACGAGGCCGTCGCCGTCGTCGACCGGATCCAGCCGTGGCTGTCGGTCCTGTCGGCGCTCAGCGCCAACTCCCCGTTCTGGCAGGGCAAGGACACGCTCTACAGCAGCTACCGCAGCCGGGTCTGGCAGCGGTGGCCGTCGGCCGGACCGACCGAGCCGTTCCGGTCGGCCGAGCGCTATCACCGCAGGGTCGCGGACATGGTGGCGACCGGGGTGATCCTCGACGAGGGGATGATCTACTTCGACGCCCGGCTGTCACGCCGGTACCCGACGGTGGAGATCCGGGTGTCGGACGTCTGTCTGCACGCCGACACCGCCGTACTGATGGCCACCCTCGCCCGCGGTCTCGTCGAGACCGCCGCGCGCGACTGGCGGGCGGGTGTGGAACCGGTGGGGCACAGTGTGAGCCTGCTGCGGCTGGCGTCCTGGCGGGCCGCCCGGTCCGGGCTGTCCGAGGAGCTGCTGCATCCGGTGACCATGCGGCGGATGCCCCCGGAGACGGTGGTGCGGGCCCTGCTGTGCCACGTCGAGGACGCGCTCGCCGACAGCGGTGACCTGGAACGGGCGCGCGAGACCTGCGCCGCGCTGCTGCACGGGGGCGGCGGCGCCCGGGTGCAGCGCGAGCTGATGGAGCGGACGGGCAGTCTCCGGGACGTGGTCACCGAGTGCGTGCGGCACACGCAGTCCTGA
- a CDS encoding PP2C family protein-serine/threonine phosphatase: MTRSWRITGAVDAARARIATARLAAAYGVPALERTRLTTALSAQLGQCLTKGGTWRLTLDATAAPAEEGLLHIMVSPEPGTAAAAQPPWRTTVRCPEAADPAGAAMVADDPAVLAEALLGADEDTALVLERLAQQEELVAFHREELHQTNQGVLALHAELDAAGRAQREAFAAERRARTEAESARRRLTFLADASAVLTASLNHDEIVRRLPELLVPEYARAVDIWLFDGDGDRRAPAPHPAAAVLAARTGRPQYAAGHPGGLPGVDDQPPSALDPGRPLLCIPLPTRRAPLGVLTLSPPGDRWDPDDAVMLIELTRRASIAIDNARRFEHNRDIAETLQRALLTDLPTTPGLSLAARYLPATHGLNIGGDWYDAFRQPDGSLITVIGDVTGHGLHAAVMMSQLRTALRAYAVDGGSPGQLLTRLHTFLHHLQPDLYATAVIARFRPGDPTLTWAAAGHPPPVLRTPDGRVRTLDAKPGAMLGIPLRQEIADHTAPLAPGSTLALYTDGLVERRAQGIDPGIERLSDALGAFGPAELESDLEGSADRILTPLLSDSERDDDVCLLLCHLAA; the protein is encoded by the coding sequence ATGACGCGCAGTTGGCGGATCACCGGCGCCGTGGACGCCGCCCGGGCCCGTATCGCGACCGCCCGGCTGGCGGCCGCCTACGGCGTGCCCGCTCTGGAACGCACCCGTCTGACCACCGCGCTCAGCGCACAGCTGGGCCAGTGCCTGACCAAGGGCGGCACCTGGCGGCTGACCCTGGACGCCACGGCCGCGCCCGCCGAGGAGGGGCTGCTGCACATCATGGTGAGCCCCGAGCCCGGCACGGCTGCCGCCGCGCAGCCGCCGTGGCGAACCACCGTGCGCTGCCCGGAGGCGGCGGACCCGGCGGGCGCGGCCATGGTGGCGGACGACCCGGCCGTACTGGCGGAGGCCCTGCTGGGCGCCGACGAGGACACCGCGCTGGTGCTGGAGAGACTCGCCCAGCAGGAGGAGCTGGTCGCCTTCCACCGGGAGGAACTGCACCAGACCAACCAGGGCGTGCTGGCCCTGCACGCCGAGCTGGACGCCGCCGGCCGGGCCCAGCGCGAGGCGTTCGCCGCCGAGCGCAGGGCGCGCACCGAGGCGGAGAGCGCCCGGCGCCGGCTGACGTTCCTGGCGGACGCCAGCGCGGTGCTGACGGCGTCGCTGAACCACGACGAGATCGTGCGCCGGCTGCCCGAGCTGCTGGTGCCCGAGTACGCCCGCGCCGTCGACATCTGGCTGTTCGACGGCGACGGGGACCGGCGGGCGCCCGCCCCGCACCCGGCCGCCGCCGTGCTCGCCGCCCGCACCGGGCGCCCGCAGTACGCCGCCGGCCATCCCGGCGGCCTGCCCGGCGTCGATGACCAGCCGCCCTCGGCCCTGGACCCCGGCCGGCCGCTGCTGTGCATCCCGCTGCCGACCCGCCGGGCCCCGCTGGGCGTCCTCACCCTGTCGCCGCCCGGCGACCGCTGGGACCCGGACGACGCCGTGATGCTGATCGAACTCACCCGGCGGGCCAGCATCGCCATCGACAACGCCCGCCGCTTCGAGCACAACCGGGACATCGCGGAGACGCTCCAGCGCGCCCTGCTCACGGACCTGCCCACCACACCGGGCCTCAGCCTGGCCGCGCGCTACCTGCCGGCCACCCACGGCCTGAACATCGGCGGTGACTGGTACGACGCCTTCCGGCAGCCCGACGGCAGCCTGATCACCGTGATCGGCGACGTCACCGGGCACGGGCTGCACGCGGCCGTGATGATGAGCCAGCTGCGCACCGCGCTGCGCGCCTACGCCGTCGACGGCGGCAGCCCCGGCCAGTTGCTGACCCGGCTGCACACCTTCCTGCACCATCTCCAGCCGGATCTGTACGCCACCGCGGTCATCGCCCGGTTCCGCCCCGGCGACCCCACCCTGACCTGGGCGGCCGCCGGCCATCCGCCGCCGGTGCTGCGGACGCCGGACGGCCGGGTGCGCACCCTGGACGCCAAACCGGGTGCCATGCTCGGCATCCCGCTGCGGCAGGAGATCGCCGACCACACCGCGCCGCTGGCGCCCGGTTCGACGCTTGCGCTGTACACGGACGGCCTGGTGGAGCGGCGGGCGCAGGGGATAGACCCGGGGATCGAGCGGCTGTCGGACGCGCTCGGCGCGTTCGGCCCGGCGGAGCTGGAGAGCGATCTGGAGGGTTCGGCGGACCGGATCCTCACTCCCCTGCTGAGCGACTCCGAACGCGACGACGACGTCTGCCTGCTGCTGTGTCACCTGGCCGCGTGA
- a CDS encoding AMP-dependent synthetase/ligase, which produces MRDVALAPPSTAPLTGGLADSVFETADRSPTLPVLARRRETSPSVWEEVTAVELRDEVVDLAKGLIASGISPGHRVAIMARTRYEWTVLGYALWTVGAEVVPIHPTASRDQVEWFLKDSGCVAVVVEDEQAVMTVGSVCASLPRLRHVWQLDAGALQELVARGEFIPLATVDSLRRIVLPDSTAVIAYTSGTTGHPLGCALSHRGLASPCDTLLAGWRQTTAPPGEQGSVLAFLPFSHVYGLMIQGVCLRGGLLMGHEPDLDAETLSAALRSFRPTYFYGVPSIFEKIYKNFLRTAQQNGRGALFERAAETARDFAAACERQRLGEGPGPGFDLRLQHALYERTVYRKLRGALGGRARRATSGGSPLNRELSLFYEGIGIYVHDGYGLTETCAGITMQPLGRERSGTVGKALPGTDIRVADDGEILVRGPSVFQGYVGDPAATRAALPAGWLATGDLGRLDPEGYLTITGRKKDVIITSSGKSVAPSLLEHRLRMHPLVHQAVIVGDNRPCVGALITLDPDFLAHWRTGLAMQSDTPSREAREENALREEIARAVAAANSAVSRAESIRVFRVLPGQFDLASGLLTPSMKLRRDRIVQTYAFEIDAMYQARSRPGRLRLPDDLASWDDADNVFR; this is translated from the coding sequence ATGCGCGACGTCGCACTCGCTCCCCCGTCCACCGCGCCTCTGACCGGCGGGCTGGCCGACAGCGTCTTCGAGACGGCGGACCGCAGCCCCACCCTGCCGGTGCTCGCCCGCCGGCGGGAGACCTCCCCGTCCGTCTGGGAGGAGGTGACCGCCGTCGAGCTGCGGGACGAGGTGGTGGACCTGGCGAAGGGCCTGATCGCGTCCGGGATCTCCCCGGGGCACCGGGTCGCGATCATGGCCCGCACCCGCTACGAGTGGACGGTGCTCGGCTACGCCCTGTGGACGGTGGGTGCCGAGGTCGTCCCGATCCACCCGACCGCCTCGCGCGACCAGGTCGAGTGGTTCCTCAAGGACTCCGGCTGTGTGGCCGTCGTGGTCGAGGACGAGCAGGCGGTGATGACGGTCGGCTCGGTGTGCGCCTCCCTGCCCCGGCTGCGCCACGTCTGGCAGCTCGATGCGGGCGCGCTTCAGGAGCTGGTCGCGCGGGGCGAGTTCATCCCGCTGGCCACGGTCGACTCGCTGCGCCGCATCGTGCTGCCGGATTCCACCGCGGTCATCGCCTACACCTCCGGTACGACCGGGCATCCGCTGGGGTGCGCGCTGAGCCACCGCGGTCTGGCGAGCCCCTGCGACACCCTGCTGGCGGGCTGGCGGCAGACCACGGCACCGCCGGGAGAACAGGGGTCCGTCCTGGCCTTCCTGCCGTTCTCCCATGTGTACGGCCTCATGATCCAGGGGGTGTGCCTGCGCGGCGGCCTGCTCATGGGCCACGAACCCGACCTGGACGCGGAGACGCTGTCCGCGGCGCTGCGCTCCTTCCGCCCCACCTACTTCTACGGCGTACCGTCGATCTTCGAGAAGATCTACAAGAACTTCCTGCGCACCGCCCAGCAGAACGGCCGCGGAGCACTGTTCGAACGGGCCGCCGAGACCGCGCGGGACTTCGCCGCCGCGTGTGAACGGCAGCGGCTCGGCGAGGGGCCCGGCCCGGGCTTCGACCTGCGGCTCCAGCACGCCCTGTACGAACGGACCGTGTACCGCAAGCTGCGCGGCGCCCTCGGCGGCAGAGCCCGTCGCGCCACCTCCGGCGGCTCGCCGCTGAACCGGGAGCTCTCGCTGTTCTACGAGGGCATCGGCATCTACGTCCACGACGGGTACGGGCTGACGGAGACCTGCGCGGGGATCACCATGCAGCCGCTGGGCCGGGAGCGGTCCGGGACGGTCGGGAAGGCACTGCCGGGCACGGACATCCGGGTGGCGGACGACGGGGAGATCCTGGTGCGCGGCCCCTCGGTGTTCCAGGGGTACGTGGGCGACCCGGCGGCGACCCGGGCCGCGCTGCCGGCCGGCTGGCTGGCCACCGGGGATCTGGGCCGGCTGGATCCGGAGGGCTATCTGACGATCACCGGTCGCAAGAAGGACGTCATCATCACCAGCAGCGGCAAGAGCGTCGCCCCGTCCCTGCTGGAACACCGGCTGCGGATGCATCCGCTCGTCCACCAGGCGGTGATCGTGGGCGACAACCGGCCCTGCGTCGGGGCGCTGATCACCCTGGACCCGGACTTCCTCGCGCACTGGCGGACGGGCCTGGCGATGCAGAGCGACACCCCGAGCCGGGAGGCCCGGGAGGAGAACGCGCTGCGGGAGGAGATCGCCCGGGCGGTGGCGGCGGCCAACAGCGCGGTGTCGCGCGCGGAGTCCATCCGGGTCTTCCGGGTGCTGCCGGGGCAGTTCGACCTGGCCAGCGGCTTGCTGACACCGTCGATGAAGCTGCGCCGGGACCGGATCGTGCAGACGTACGCCTTCGAGATCGACGCGATGTACCAGGCGCGCTCGCGTCCCGGCCGGCTGCGGCTGCCGGACGACCTCGCGAGCTGGGACGACGCGGACAACGTGTTCCGCTGA
- a CDS encoding STAS domain-containing protein, translated as MTGHVPVLRLGDILLVTLQGDLGDSMAQQLQQDIGEAIVGSGVTGVVIDISGVEIVDSFLGRVLAEIAANATLLAARTVVAGMRPAVAITLVELGLTLPGLRTALSTEVALDLLSGQQPVTRAGGSGRERR; from the coding sequence ATGACGGGCCATGTGCCGGTTCTCCGGCTCGGCGACATCCTCCTGGTCACCCTCCAGGGGGATCTCGGCGACAGCATGGCGCAGCAGCTTCAGCAGGACATCGGCGAGGCCATCGTCGGCAGCGGGGTGACCGGGGTGGTCATCGACATCTCCGGTGTCGAGATCGTCGACTCCTTCCTGGGCCGGGTGCTGGCCGAGATCGCGGCGAACGCCACACTGCTGGCGGCGCGGACCGTGGTGGCCGGTATGCGGCCCGCGGTGGCGATCACGCTCGTGGAGCTGGGTCTGACGCTCCCCGGGCTGCGCACCGCGCTCTCCACGGAGGTCGCTTTGGACCTGCTGTCGGGACAGCAACCGGTCACCCGTGCCGGCGGCTCGGGCCGGGAGCGCCGGTGA
- a CDS encoding anti-sigma regulatory factor, producing the protein MRTAAGVEACLPIRSDMDLVWARQHVRQAAGQLGFGLVEQTKLVTAASELARNTLVHGGGGQMETASVTDGQVQGLRLTFSDEGPGIPDLERALSDGYTSGDGLGMGLGGARRLVHSFNVDSTPGVGTTVTVVSWARRAPRPREGH; encoded by the coding sequence ATGCGGACTGCGGCGGGCGTCGAGGCCTGCTTGCCGATCCGTTCGGACATGGATCTGGTGTGGGCGCGCCAGCACGTGCGCCAGGCGGCCGGTCAGCTCGGTTTCGGGCTGGTGGAACAGACCAAGCTGGTCACCGCGGCCAGCGAACTGGCCCGCAACACGCTGGTGCACGGCGGCGGCGGGCAGATGGAGACGGCGTCCGTGACCGACGGACAGGTGCAGGGGCTGCGTCTGACCTTCTCCGACGAGGGGCCGGGCATCCCGGACCTGGAGCGTGCCCTGAGCGACGGCTACACCTCCGGCGACGGTCTGGGCATGGGCCTGGGCGGTGCGCGGCGGTTGGTGCACTCCTTCAATGTCGACAGCACCCCGGGCGTCGGCACCACGGTCACGGTGGTCTCCTGGGCGCGCAGGGCACCCCGGCCGCGCGAGGGGCACTGA
- a CDS encoding ATP-binding SpoIIE family protein phosphatase, protein MPRVWEVPVHDSTRVRDARVAAEHAADEAGLAEPRKAAAALVATELATNLLKHAGGGQVLIEVVTPPVPGTGVTVVQIAAIDHGPGIADVAAALRDGYSTTRSLGAGLGTCRRISDDFDVHSAAGRGTVAVARVGTRHKGPAPAGVVRAGGINVPFAGAEHSGDGWAWARAGDRVTLMLADGLGHGPEAARASTAAVEALHRAAHLPPSEALVHLDTALRGTRGAAVAVAQVETRAGLLRFAGVGNIGARLWEGAGWRSLLSRPGIVGVHRRATLREDRLPWAADRMLILHSDGLPSRWTPPSDPRLPAADPAVVAAVTVRDASSSARPVRDDTAVVVLAPTPAEGP, encoded by the coding sequence ATGCCACGGGTGTGGGAGGTGCCGGTCCACGACTCCACCCGGGTGCGCGACGCACGGGTGGCGGCCGAGCACGCGGCCGACGAGGCCGGGCTCGCCGAGCCGCGCAAGGCGGCCGCCGCGCTGGTGGCGACCGAGCTGGCCACCAACCTGCTCAAGCACGCCGGCGGCGGACAGGTCCTCATCGAGGTCGTCACGCCGCCCGTCCCGGGGACCGGCGTCACGGTGGTGCAGATCGCCGCGATCGACCACGGGCCCGGCATCGCCGACGTCGCCGCCGCCCTGCGCGACGGGTACTCGACGACCCGGTCCCTCGGGGCCGGGCTCGGCACCTGTCGCCGTATAAGCGACGACTTCGACGTGCACAGCGCGGCCGGGCGGGGCACGGTCGCGGTGGCCCGGGTCGGCACCCGGCACAAGGGCCCGGCACCGGCCGGTGTGGTGCGGGCCGGAGGGATCAACGTGCCCTTCGCGGGAGCGGAGCACTCGGGTGACGGCTGGGCGTGGGCCCGGGCCGGGGACCGGGTGACGCTGATGCTGGCCGACGGTCTGGGGCACGGTCCCGAGGCCGCCCGTGCGTCGACGGCGGCGGTGGAGGCCCTGCATCGCGCGGCGCACCTGCCGCCCTCCGAGGCGCTGGTGCACCTGGACACGGCGCTGCGGGGCACGCGCGGGGCGGCCGTCGCGGTGGCCCAGGTCGAGACCCGGGCCGGTCTGCTGCGGTTCGCCGGCGTCGGCAACATCGGGGCGCGGCTGTGGGAGGGCGCCGGCTGGCGTTCCTTGCTGTCGCGGCCCGGCATCGTGGGCGTGCACCGGCGCGCGACCCTGCGGGAGGACCGTCTGCCGTGGGCGGCCGACCGGATGCTGATCCTGCACAGCGACGGGCTGCCCAGTCGCTGGACGCCGCCGTCGGACCCGCGGCTGCCGGCGGCGGACCCGGCCGTCGTGGCCGCCGTCACCGTGCGCGACGCGAGCAGTTCCGCCCGGCCGGTGCGGGACGACACGGCGGTGGTGGTGCTGGCTCCGACTCCGGCGGAGGGCCCATGA
- a CDS encoding ATP-binding protein: MATEPRWDKTLTSEAIPSRCTSFAGEPQSVTGARLAAEEFLRDLARASPPAAPEYWDDILLVVTELAANAIQYAPGPFALRMRRTFDGVHVTVHDTSTTPPAPRPFDPRSGGGGIGWHLVHALCDQVSVVTDEQGKDVHVFLPW; this comes from the coding sequence ATGGCAACCGAGCCGCGTTGGGACAAGACACTGACTTCCGAGGCGATCCCGAGCCGCTGCACCAGCTTTGCGGGCGAGCCGCAGAGCGTGACGGGTGCGCGTCTCGCCGCGGAGGAATTCCTCCGTGACCTCGCACGGGCCTCCCCGCCGGCGGCCCCCGAGTACTGGGACGACATCCTCCTGGTCGTCACGGAGCTGGCGGCGAACGCGATCCAGTACGCCCCCGGTCCGTTCGCGCTGCGGATGCGCCGGACCTTCGACGGCGTGCACGTGACGGTGCACGACACCAGCACCACGCCGCCCGCACCGCGTCCCTTCGATCCGCGCAGCGGCGGGGGCGGTATCGGCTGGCATCTGGTGCACGCCCTGTGCGACCAGGTCAGCGTGGTCACGGACGAGCAGGGCAAGGACGTCCACGTCTTCCTGCCCTGGTGA